The genome window GGATGCAAGGAAGCTGCGTGGTTTGTATCTCTGGTGCTCTAGCCTTGGCGTTTTGCATACCTGACTCCCAAAGTCAAGGGTGTGGGCATCCATCAAGTATCCTAAATTTGATCACATTCCTTGGTATGTTCTCCTGCACACTGCTTCCTGGGAACTCTAGTTCAATCCGGTTGTGCCTGGCTACGCAGGCGCAAAAGCAGCACATTAGCGTGAGATCTATGTGATTTTAAATGACGCATGGCTTGCCCATGATGAGCCTGGGGCAAATGCAATCCCAGCGACCCAGTCAATTGCAAGCATGCGCCAACAGCGCCTGCCCAGTTGCCGTGATACTGAATGCCACCAACAGCAAAGATGCAAAACTCCTGCTCATTTTAAGTTCAGTTGATTTTAAATGGCAAGCGAACCATCGTGGTGACTGAAAAGGCGCTCGACTCAAAATGACGCAAAAATTGCCAGCCAGGTAAGTTGAATTGACAGACATTTCCAATTTGAATCTACAGACGTTTtatttgagaaccagcatggtgtagtggccaagaatggtggactctaatctggagaacaaggtttgtttccctgctcctgcacctgaagcctgctgggtgaccttgggccagtctcagttctctcagaactctgtcggTCCCATCTACACCACAAGGGCTCATTACGTACAAGGTCTCTGCCGTGCACCAGAAGTGCAcagtcgcagcaagatttcttgtacggacatatttcccTGAGCCTCGCTTTCACTCTCTATTCACCTtgcggcaagcaagaccacttgtagtACAACGTTAATGTTCTTCATGGCCAGATTGtgacagtgagcacagctttgcccaaaGCATCTTTCCtccgcccatggccagcctacccAGCTTCATCCCTCCCATTCATTCACACTGTCCTTCCATGTCTTCCCCCTTGGCCTCCCCCCTGTTGCAGACTCCTTCCTTTTAACAATATTAAACGCCAGGGTTTCTCTAGCACATTGGGGAAGGGATGATTGGGAATCTTGAGAGACTGGGAAAAGGAAGCTTGTGCTGTCCCATTGAGGTTGGCGCACCGCCATTACTCCCTTCTCTCTTCCCGCCATAGATGAGAATCAGTGACTTGGCACTGAACAAACGACAATCACTTATTCAAATGTTTTTATAACAATATAGTGATATAAGCCCAGCACACTAACGGAAAAAATTATGCTCCTTTTTGTGAAGTGTGGGGACTTTCTGGTGCTTTTTCTCCATTGATGACATCTCAAAATGGCAGATCCCCTTGCCCTCTTAAGCCCACCAGCCTGCCCCTCTCAAAGAGGGTGAGAAactgcaggggaaagggggaaatgggtAATAATAACCAACATCCCCCAAAACAAAAGGCTCTGCGGTGAATTCTATTTGGGACCGCAACATGCTCTATTAGAGAGAGTGGGGAGGAAAACgattgtgagcctctttgagactccttacaggagagaaaagtataaaagccaactcttcttcaaatatcAAAGTACCATGCCTTTCAAGAGTGATCTCCTGTAGCCTTTATCCAAACTAAGCCTTGCGGGGCataagtttatttattaatttcagtATTTACACCTAGCTTTCCTCCCTAGTGGGAACCAAGAGAGGCATCTAACATCatttcccattttatcttcacaacagcaatTCTGAGAGGTAGGTAAgactggagaaaaagaagaagagtttggatttatatcccccctttctctcctgcaaggagactcaaaggggctgaaaatctcctttcccttccccccccccacaacaaataccctgtgaggtgggtggggctgagagagctcagaagaactgtgactagcccaaggtcacccagctggcatgtgttgggagtgcacaagctaatctggttccccagataagcctccacagctcaagtggcagggcggggaatcaaacccagttctccagattagagtgcaccacacTGAATCtcggtgtgtgagtgtgtgtgaaagtgtgtgactggccaaatgttgcccagcaagcttccatggaagagtggaagTCTGAACCTCCATCATCCTGATAggctaaccattataccatattCATGAGGCTACTGCCCCCTAATATGTAGTCATCAAGTCACTAGTAGTAacatgtgtcatcaagtcactacCAATTACAGCAACCACGCTAAAGGCCTtgcaaggcaagtaagaagcagaagtGATTGGTGTGAAGCAGAAGTGATTGGGGGAGTGGGGtctcccaaggatccgttttgggaccagtgctctttaacctattcataaatgacctggaagtaggggtgggtagcgtggtggccaagtttgcagatgacaccaaattatgtagggtggtgagaaccacaaaggattgcgaagagctccaagcggaccttgataaattaggtgagtgggctcagaaatggcaaatgcagttcaatgtagcaaaatgcaaagtgatgcacataggggcaaaaaatccaaacttcacatacacgctacaggggtcagtgctatcagtcacagaccaggaaagggatttgggcatcttagttgatacttccaagggaatgtcaactcaatgcatggcagctgtgaaaaaggcaaactctatgctggggatcattaggaaaggaattgataattaaactgcaaagattgtcatgcccttatataaagccgtggtacgaccgcacttggagtcctgtgttcagttctggtcgccacatctcaaaaaggatattgaggagatagaaaaagtgcagagaagggcaacaaggatgattgagggactggagcaccttccctatgaggagaggctgcagcgtttgggactctttagtttggagaggaggcggctgaggggggatatgattgaagtctacaaaattatgcatggggtagaaaatgttgacagagagaaatttttctctctttctcacaatactagaaccagggggcattcattgaaaatgctggggggaagaattaggactaataaaaggaaacacttcttcacgcaacgtgtgattggtgtttggaatatgctgccacaggaggtggtgatggccactaacctggatagctttaaaaggggcttggacagatttatggaggagaagtcgatttatggctaccaatcttgatcctccttgatctgagattgcaaatgccttaacagaccaggtgatcgggagcaacagccgcagaaggccattgcgttcacatcctacatgtgagctcccaaaggcacctggtgggccactgcgagtagcagagagctggactagatggactttggtctgatccagctggcttgttcttatgttcttatgttcttatgttcttatgactatgtCCCCGGTTCATTTTTGAAGATCGCCCACCAGCATAACTAAAACTGTTTCAGTTCCAAACTAAGGCCTGAAGCCTGACTGAAACAGATCAAAGAAAAAGATGTACTCCAAGAACCCCTGCAATTGCTCTGCCACCACAGGTCTTGTGAAGCATCgtaggggggaaggaaaggaaagcaagctaAGTCAAGCACCCTCCTGCCATGGTTGTTACCTTCAAGCAGTTGATGACGGATTGGGAATAGTTGGGTCCCACAGCGGTGTACGTCCGACGGAACATCCTGCAAGGCAGATAGCAATGGGTCAGGATCTCTTCTGAATGGCCACAGAACTAAATCCCAGATTGCACTCAACCTTATTAGAACTGGACATAGAACCACATCAGCCCGAGGTCTCTTTACCATGATAGTTTTCTTCTCCAGGTAGGAGAAGAATGTGCCCTCAGGTCACGACTGACTCATAGTGACCTTACCAACGTTCAGAGCACAAGGTGAAAAGAGGTCGTTTGCTTAGCTTTCAGGTTGTGATGAGCAAATGCTAAGCTGGGTTATTAAGGTTGCTCCAAACCAAGGACCCACCTTCAAGCAACAAGGGAACTTATTcttgatttttttcagctttacaTACTACTTTAATCTTTGCCATATCTAGTAGTATCTGTTCTCATCTGTTTCTTCCCCTCTCCAAGTGCCATGGCATGATTTTCCCAAAAAAGCTATCTTCTTCTCTGAGGATGCCCTCGGAGAAGCCCTGATCTACTACACACACtttccaccccaacccccagCCCAGTGCAAACCTTTCCACAAAGATGCCGGCTTGCACAGCATGTACAATGCTGCGGAACTTGGGCTTCTCCTCCGAACGGCGTCCCTTGGCCCGCGTCTGCTGGGTgaaagtggaggccagccagtcCCGCACCTCAGAGGGCACCGCGTCTGACTTGATCTCCTGGAGCTCATCTTCTGTGTCCAGA of Sphaerodactylus townsendi isolate TG3544 linkage group LG03, MPM_Stown_v2.3, whole genome shotgun sequence contains these proteins:
- the LOC125428012 gene encoding calcium/calmodulin-dependent 3',5'-cyclic nucleotide phosphodiesterase 1B-like, which produces MAETTSLEKEGTSSFFTKDVTGQPDGEKEKEKCAGKRLRYMVKQLETGEVDIVELKKNLEYTASLLEAVYIDETRQILDTEDELQEIKSDAVPSEVRDWLASTFTQQTRAKGRRSEEKPKFRSIVHAVQAGIFVERMFRRTYTAVGPNYSQSVINCLKFLTLFERGRLVGLRGQGDLPF